In the Rhinoraja longicauda isolate Sanriku21f chromosome 40, sRhiLon1.1, whole genome shotgun sequence genome, one interval contains:
- the mgp gene encoding matrix Gla protein — MRTLTLLALCAMAAVCVADSSESNEIDDAMFLRRRDANFFMRPARPSNPWERMRAKSPYELNREQCEEFRPCDLLARQVGHRQAYGRFFGNARSYSTGYRQQRPHRQRGSRSRQHYYQY; from the exons ATGAGAACTCTCACACTCCTCGCTCTCTGTGCCATGGCGGCCGTCTGTGTTGCAG ATTCCTCAGAGTCCAACGAGATCGATGATG CCATGTTCCTCAGGAGGAGAGATGCCAATTTCTTCATGAGACCGGCAAGGCCAAGCAACCCATGGGAAAG GATGCGGGCCAAGTCACCGTACGAGCTGAACAGGGAGCAGTGCGAGGAGTTCCGGCCTTGTGACCTGCTCGCCCGGCAGGTGGGACACAGGCAAGCCTACGGCAGGTTCTTCGGCAACGCCCGGTCATACTCCACCGGTTACCGTCAGCAACGGCCCCACAGGCAGAGGGGCAGTCGCAGCAGGCAACACTACTACCAATACTAG